A window of Parasynechococcus marenigrum WH 8102 contains these coding sequences:
- a CDS encoding Npun_F0494 family protein has product MGDSAIEHPTELLDQRSHARALRSMRCLPFAAALYRELQQQGLDADSIWNNRSRFGRGPAWPRNGERLEDDLRWLITVGVLRREVDGQGLTSRFRLTPLGRDLLDGHQAELLLPAGWNDRLRQVLRRRWPF; this is encoded by the coding sequence TTGGGGGATTCCGCCATCGAACATCCCACTGAGCTTCTTGATCAACGCAGCCATGCGCGTGCCCTGCGCTCGATGCGCTGCCTGCCCTTCGCGGCGGCGCTCTACCGGGAGCTTCAGCAGCAGGGGCTGGATGCCGACAGCATCTGGAACAACAGGTCGCGCTTTGGCCGTGGCCCGGCCTGGCCACGGAATGGGGAAAGGCTGGAGGACGACCTGCGCTGGCTGATTACCGTTGGCGTGCTGCGACGGGAAGTGGACGGCCAGGGGCTCACCAGTCGCTTTCGCCTTACCCCCCTCGGACGTGACCTGCTGGACGGCCATCAGGCTGAGCTACTGCTGCCAGCGGGCTGGAACGATCGCCTGCGGCAGGTGCTGCGGCGCCGCTGGCCCTTTTGA
- a CDS encoding cobyric acid synthase, producing MVLGTSSGAGKSLMTAALCRVLHRRGEQPLPFKGQNMSNNAWVDADGGEMAYSQAMQAWAAGLEPCCAMNPVLLKPRGDSTSEVIHGGTSVGLARAEHYYRDWFRPGWQAIREGLQTMQQRWPNGRLVLEGAGSPVEVNLQRRDLTNLRLAQYLRANCLLVADIERGGVFAQIVGTLALLRPVERPLIKGILINRFRGRRELFDEGRSWLEQHTGVPVLGVMPWLNDLFPPEDSLDLLERKPNRGPTDLEIAVLKLPSISNFSDLDPLEAEPSLRLRWVHPGDSLGSPDAVLLPGSKQTLRDLETLRSSGLDRQLTAYATNGGSLLAICGGMQLLGQELHDPEQLEGGDGAGPWPGLGLLPLTTEFGGTKALRQREVQALWPGTTPISGFELHHGSTWASDDLQPICNEPGLGWWCATPAGGCIAGTYLHGLLDNGPWRRRWLNQLRERKGLAPLITGLPHHGEHRHQLLERLADAFEQHVDLTPLLQP from the coding sequence ATGGTGCTGGGGACCTCCAGTGGAGCCGGCAAATCCCTGATGACAGCAGCTCTCTGCCGGGTGCTGCACCGCCGCGGCGAACAACCGCTGCCCTTCAAGGGGCAGAACATGAGCAACAACGCCTGGGTGGATGCCGACGGCGGCGAGATGGCGTACTCCCAGGCGATGCAGGCCTGGGCCGCCGGTCTGGAGCCCTGCTGTGCCATGAATCCCGTGCTGCTCAAGCCACGGGGCGATAGCACCAGTGAGGTGATACACGGCGGCACCAGCGTTGGCCTGGCCCGAGCGGAGCATTACTACCGCGACTGGTTCCGTCCTGGCTGGCAGGCGATCCGTGAAGGGCTCCAGACCATGCAACAGCGATGGCCCAACGGTCGGCTGGTGCTGGAGGGGGCCGGCAGTCCGGTGGAGGTGAATCTGCAACGACGGGACCTCACCAACTTGCGCCTGGCCCAATACCTACGCGCCAACTGCCTGCTGGTGGCGGATATCGAACGCGGCGGCGTGTTCGCACAGATCGTCGGCACCCTGGCGCTGCTTCGTCCGGTGGAACGGCCGTTGATCAAAGGGATCCTGATCAACCGCTTCCGTGGCCGGCGTGAATTGTTCGATGAAGGTCGCAGTTGGCTGGAACAGCACACCGGTGTTCCGGTGCTCGGGGTGATGCCGTGGCTCAACGATCTGTTTCCGCCGGAGGACTCCCTCGATCTGCTGGAGCGCAAGCCCAACCGAGGACCCACCGATCTGGAGATCGCGGTGCTGAAGCTGCCGTCGATCAGCAACTTCTCGGATCTCGACCCGCTGGAGGCGGAACCCAGCCTGCGGCTGCGCTGGGTGCACCCTGGCGACAGCCTTGGAAGCCCCGATGCTGTGCTGCTGCCTGGCAGCAAACAGACACTGCGGGATCTCGAGACTTTGCGCAGCAGCGGGCTGGACCGTCAGCTCACGGCCTATGCCACCAATGGAGGCTCACTGCTGGCGATCTGCGGTGGCATGCAGCTGCTCGGACAGGAGCTGCACGACCCTGAGCAACTGGAGGGCGGTGATGGGGCTGGGCCCTGGCCCGGGCTGGGGTTGTTACCGCTCACTACAGAGTTCGGTGGAACGAAGGCCTTGCGACAACGTGAGGTTCAAGCGCTCTGGCCGGGGACAACTCCGATCTCCGGCTTTGAACTGCACCACGGCAGCACCTGGGCTTCTGATGATCTCCAGCCAATCTGCAACGAGCCGGGTCTCGGCTGGTGGTGCGCAACACCGGCTGGTGGCTGCATCGCCGGCACCTACCTGCACGGACTTCTCGACAACGGTCCCTGGCGGCGTCGTTGGCTCAATCAGCTGCGCGAACGCAAGGGGCTGGCGCCCCTGATCACCGGCCTGCCCCACCACGGGGAGCACCGCCACCAACTGCTCGAGCGCCTGGCCGATGCCTTCGAGCAGCATGTGGATCTAACACC